One window of the Papaver somniferum cultivar HN1 unplaced genomic scaffold, ASM357369v1 unplaced-scaffold_115, whole genome shotgun sequence genome contains the following:
- the LOC113329031 gene encoding abscisic acid receptor PYL4-like: protein MPSTPLKSSLQPHRINTMICSQKQQQSSRTSYLDRVHDHLTAARATPIPESVARYHAHEVGPNQCCSAVIQVIDAPVSTVWSVVRRFDNPQAYKSFIKSCNVIRGDGCQVGCVREVQVVSGLPAATSTERLEILDDERHILSFSMVGGDHRLSNYRSVTTLHPSWPATGNSNASTGTVVVESYVVDVPIGNTKDDTCVFVDTIVRCNLQSLGQFTENLVGRNRSPAVHRK from the coding sequence atgccATCAACACCTCTCAAATCATCTCTACAACCTCACAGAATCAACACAATGATCTGCAGCCAGAAACAACAACAATCTAGCCGGACTTCATACCTCGACAGAGTGCATGATCATTTAACAGCTGCAAGAGCTACACCAATACCAGAATCCGTAGCAAGATATCATGCACATGAAGTTGGACCAAACCAGTGTTGCTCAGCGGTTATCCAAGTCATCGACGCTCCGGTATCAACCGTTTGGTCTGTGGTACGTAGATTCGATAACCCACAAGCTTATAAaagtttcatcaagagttgtaaTGTTATTAGAGGAGATGGTTGTCAAGTTGGTTGTGTAAGAGAAGTGCAAGTTGTTTCTGGATTACCGGCGGCTACTAGTACCGAAAGACTTGAGATACTCGACGATGAAAGACATATACTTAGTTTCAGTATGGTTGGTGGTGATCATCGTTTATCAAATTATCGATCTGTTACAACACTTCATCCTTCTTGGCCAGCGACAGGTAATAGCAACGCTTCTACCGGAACCGTTGTTGTTGAGTCATACGTCGTAGATGTACCAATCGGTAATACTAAAGATGATACTTGTGTTTTTGTGGATACTATTGTGAGGTGCAATCTTCAATCTTTGGGTCAGTTCACTGAGAACTTGGTGGGGAGAAATCGTTCACCGGCTGTTCATCGTAAGTAA